Proteins encoded within one genomic window of Streptomyces sp. NBC_01314:
- a CDS encoding MbtH family protein has product MSNPFEDPEGTYLVLVNDENQHSLWPDFVDVPAGWRVAHGPDSRQSCLDHVETHWTDMRPRSLAESMDG; this is encoded by the coding sequence ATGAGCAACCCGTTCGAGGACCCCGAGGGCACCTACCTGGTGCTGGTCAACGACGAGAACCAGCACAGCCTGTGGCCGGACTTCGTGGACGTGCCGGCCGGCTGGCGGGTGGCCCACGGGCCCGACTCGCGGCAGTCCTGCCTGGACCACGTCGAGACCCACTGGACCGACATGCGGCCGCGGAGTCTGGCCGAGTCGATGGACGGCTGA